The Euphorbia lathyris chromosome 2, ddEupLath1.1, whole genome shotgun sequence genome includes a window with the following:
- the LOC136216576 gene encoding uncharacterized protein encodes MYFPYPRYAQYYPNTTSSMMAQPVEIPISHFPPVTLPRPDLYTPTKRRRDEFDGATVAMNGEFEGSAAKRAKVQDVIFRIVVPARQIGKVIGKEGCRIQRIREDTKATIKIADSVVRHEERVIIISSKENDKSVTDAENALKQIATLILKEDNGPAEASKVVAAGHVAANTIRLLIAGSQAGFLIGMSGQNIEKLRNSSGASITVLPPNQLPLCASALESDRVVQISGDVPVVLKAIEEIGCQLRQNPPKQVISISPTYNYGTARTTQPIVDPTSADYVTMEMMVSEALVGGLIGRCGSNISRIRNESGAMIKVYGGKGEQKDRHIQFGGTAQQVALAKLRVDEYLYSQMVQQQAGQQQ; translated from the exons ATGTATTTTCCATACCCTCGTTACGCGCAATACTATCCCAACACCACGTCGTCGATGATGGCACAACCGGTTGAAATTCCGATAAGCCACTTCCCGCCGGTCACCTTACCCCGTCCGGACCTCTACACTCCCACCAAGCGCCGTCGCGATGAGTTTGACGGTGCAACTGTCGCCATGAACGGCGAATTCGAAGGATCGGCCGCAAAACGGGCTAAAGTTCAAGATGTTATATTCAGGATTGTAGTGCCGGCAAGGCAGATCGGGAAAGTTATCGGCAAGGAGGGGTGTCGTATCCAGAGGATTCGTGAAGACACTAAAGCTACTATCAAAATAGCTGATTCCGTTGTG CGGCATGAAGAGCGGGTAATCATTATAAGTTCGAAAGAGAATGATAAATCTGTTACTGATGCCGAGAATGCTCTGAAGCAAATAGCAACTTTGATTTTAAAA GAGGATAATGGTCCAGCAGAAGCATCAAAGGTGGTTGCTGCAGGTCATGTTGCTGCAAATACTATACGGCTGTTAATAGCAGGGTCACAAGCAGGTTTTTTGATAGGTATGTCTGGACAAAATATAGAAAAGTTAAGGAATTCTTCTGGTGCCTCCATCACCGTACTACCTCCGAATCAGTTGCCCCTTTGTGCCTCTGCTCTTGAATCTGATCGAGTGGTGCAG ATATCAGGAGATGTTCCTGTTGTTTTAAAGGCTATTGAGGAGATTGGTTGTCAACTCAG GCAAAACCCTCCTAAACAGGTGATTTCTATCAGTCCAACATACAACTACGGCACAGCTAGAACAACTCAGCCAATTGTGGACCCGACTTCAG CTGATTATGTAACCATGGAGATGATGGTCTCGGAGGCATTGGTTGGTGGCTTGATTGGCAGATGTGGGTCCAATATTTCAAGGATCAGAAACGAATCCGGGGCAATGATCAAG GTGTATGGTGGAAAAGGTGAACAAAAAGATAGGCATATACAATTTGGTGGCACCGCTCAACAG GTAGCATTGGCAAAGCTACGGGTAGATGAATACCTTTATTCTCAGATGGTACAACAACAAGCTGGCCAACAGCAGTAA